ttggaccatgtattattacgtgggggtcaaagaagcaaaattccatTGCGTTATCTACTAAAAAGCCGAATACATTCTTTCTTTggattggtatgttctcaacttttatggcttaagcaacagttatgtgattacggtgttaatgtcggttgtatacctattttatgcgATAACACAAGTGCAATTATTATATCTAAAAACCTTGCACAACATTCACGAAccaagcatatagacattagacacaattttctacgtgatcatgtagataagggcaacataagactggaattttgtagtacagaaaaacaatgggctgacatttttaccaaagcattggctagagaacgttttgagttTTTACGGTtgaaaattggtttaattggtggcaactaaacttgtcacaaatattttatttcccGTATGACTGGCTAGTTAAGACGAGATTGTATGTCTATGTTCgtattttccgttgcaagtacattcttatatagtattatattattttataagaatattccgtttgctagtctgttatattttgtgttgtataccaACCATATTTCTCGTTATTCACATATACTAAGGTatagagcttcataaaccaatgacattcatgattggtttcatttaggatgtgagtagtactccctacatggcatgtaacatcaaattgcataagcatgaaatttgtctcttattgcctgtatacactcggtttatggtggtgacacatgtgaagaggcgacccttcctttacgttttacctactaacctcacattagccaaatttgccttgtgttgacctatttattcaactacattccatatagcctacccttgtcaagctagtcttgttggtaaatTTGGAAGTCTTTTTGTGGTCAattttgttggtgttgtgatggatattggaatgaaggaagaaaaagatgaaaaaaatgtgaaaaataaaaaatgagaaaaaggtgaaataaaaaatgagaaaaatgatatAAAAGATGGAAAAGAAAAAATCTCTTCTTACTtatcatttccatattacttgaggagaagtacttgttgatATGAGTGAGTTTGTGCCGtacttggcatggtgcatcatctttcatgttgggttggaaagtggaatatggttacttttggttgtgatcggtgctagcttggcttttacctccacatatccaaattattttgccccttcttacccaattaccttacctcacattactttgtaagtcctcggcatgtgttttggacctcgcttggttggagtgtgtatgtacggttactagagatatctatcatgttagattgcatgcatgcttttgtaggtcgtagttaggtgagtgactattttcatTATCTCTTACAAAATCTATACTCatcttggtttgtattacacactttatatgtagagcttgcttatgttgaagtcgttcttatgctataatatatgctttgattaatttatatttcttgcctcggttgatattattatagtcgttttatgtctgttctcgtcttttcgatgatgtcaagagggggaagaaaatgaaagtgacttaagtatttgcctaagcttgctccctgtcagaacctttaatctcttaatgtccttagatgctatactttgtatataagtggtttgttcttgcgttcaactgactatgacttttatggtattatgttgagggggaacttacacttattCACAAAttgtaagagacttgtcatcatcaaaaagggggaatttgttggaccatatagatatatgattaagttttgataatgacaagtgtgtgctttatATTATAtgtactcttgctcgtaatcgtttgtttagtctttgttaagattgacttaggtttacaagattaagcaagtaatgttatagcatccttggctataacattgaagatttgtgaagcatcgttcaagtaatgttatagcggcttgagctataacattgaagattcttaaagcgtcatagtaactgtaacaagtttcaagtatgatgattactcaagcaaaaggctcgatcaagtctataacaagctcaagatgaagagcttatgatcaagataaagagatgatcctacattgaagatctccaggaagattagataGCGTAGGTCATCATCTTATAACGGTATTTAAAGAAAtgattttggtaagtaaagttatagctgttgTGGTTATAACATTACCTACCAAACTCAATGTTATAGGTgatttagctataacattgagctgcaATATTAAAAACGCACGACTtgtttttttaattgttttgaaaatagtttttcaaatcttatctttataTTCTTTAAATGAAAAACCTATTTTATAGTAGATTGAAGTTTGCACTTGAATTGGGTTATGAAAAGATAATCACCCTTTAGTTAGGCCGACTTTGTGTGACAACTTATGGGTTGTTACTTGGTGGCTAACTAGGGTTTTGTACTAACtcatatctaaaccctaatttgtttaaCCTAATATCTTACTAGGGTTTCACGTTGGATGTAGTAGGCTTATGGGCCGTCTCCTACACGTGTAAAACTCCTTGTGCAAGTAAAGATTAGAGTAAATCTAAATAAGATTATTACTAAAGATATTTTATATCTTTATGGTTATTTAGATTTATTCCATATCTTCTACTAGGATATTGTTAGGTTAAATAATATGATTGGATCTCCTATTTACTATATACTTCACACGTGATCTATATAGTATCTAGGGTTTATGGTTAAAATcttaaataaatatttgttagagatattttatctccttatatttattttatatctttTACCTAAAATACTATTGgattaaaataggaaaaagatATATCTTATTCCTTCCTTAACCTACACGAGATCCTCTTCAAATCTAGGGTTTAGGTAAAgatcttagataaaatatttgttaaagatattttatttccttatatttattccatatcttttactaagatattattagaataaataaatgGATTAAGATCTTTTTCGTGCTTGGATAAGATTCAtggtaaatcaaaataatatttgttagagatttcttatctccatatattatttttaatttattctttcctatcttCCAAGATTTTATAAGTTGtaaatgattaaataagatttaacctaatttcttccttgtgcatcaatccacacggcatctagggtttcttagatgaaaacctagatctcctctctactataaatactacaCATGATAATTCATTTAAAGCACTTTTCAATATTCGAACAAAAAATCCTTTGCAACGTTTTTAATCTTATTATTCTTTTTGCAAgttaaaattgttttgaaaagtcGTGTGTTATCTTATATTGCAATTATTTCTAAGtatcgtcataagataatagcgcttaaatattgtttcttactcgttcatattgtgaacactagaagaacaatcaagcactttcttagtaacttaagatagtcaaaaccgaatatctagtgatattcaaattgagttatagctagagttagctatacgagtgggttgataattttgtaatccggagaaaggtactaaaattattaatcgagaatagtggacgtaggcttcgacgtgtgaagctgaaccacttcaaaaccgtgtgtCTTTACAGTTTTCGttttgttcatttcattacgttcataatcatttagttaatagttaaagtttaatcaataagctttaaataattaattacattgatataaaataaaaagtgggcataagtttttaaatactcaattcaccccccccccctctcgagtatttcggttgtgatagactcttcacacATCATACAATCGAAATCTACCCTAATCCCCCAATCAACCAATTAGGGTTTATCAACTATAACATGACAATAATAATAAGAGTACGATGCTTACCGATGAAACCGACGCAGACAAAAGATGTAAAAACCCTTCAATCTAGCCTTAGCAGTGATTAGAATGGTTGGAGAAGTtatacgtagtttaggtttttaaTAGGATGATTAAGAAATAGTTAACACGCCTTTATATACTTCTCCAactattttaatcaaaaccgcgaaaattaacccgtcagaccggttaCTCAGCCGAGTACTCGATGTAATCGACCGAGTACacccaactcgaccgagtaccaacatgctcggtcgagtactgaCATTCCAGAACCCAACCTCAGCACACTCGacagcctactcggtcgagtaagccctactcgaccgaATACCCTATGGTCAGAAATCTGTGGTATTATactcttccctccttaaaaacggaacttcgtccccgaagtccaCACCTTTGTCTGACTCAAACGCAAAAAGAACACTTGACATAACACCCACGTACCAAAAACAAGATAAAGCAACTTAAAACGACTCAAAAGAAAGCCCACAACTGACTCGATAAATTTATAAACAACCAAAAACTATCCCAAAGCTCATGCGATTATCTTCTGCCCCTTAAAAGAACTAGGTTACGACCCTATAACCAACCTTATCTGATAAAAAAGGTGAGGATAACGCTCTCTCATATCCTCCTCCGCCTCTCATGTAGCCTCTTgaacattatgattagaccacaaCACCTTAAGTAACACTGTTTCGCCATTCCTTGTTTTGCGCACCTTATGATCCAAGATCTCTTTTGGTGTTTCGACATAAGTAAGTGCCTCATCCAACTCAATATATTCAATCTCAAGCACGTGAGAGGGATCagtcacatacttccgaagttgagacACTTGAAAAAGATTATGCACCCGATCAAGCACTGATGACAAGGCCAATCGATAGGCCACCTTGCCTACACGATCTAGAATCTCATACTGTCCAATATACTTCTGAGA
The DNA window shown above is from Silene latifolia isolate original U9 population unplaced genomic scaffold, ASM4854445v1 scaffold_96, whole genome shotgun sequence and carries:
- the LOC141640651 gene encoding uncharacterized protein LOC141640651, encoding MAPFEALYGRRCRSPICWNDSAEAVVLGPEMIQEMVEQGISQKYIGQYEILDRVGKVAYRLALSSVLDRVHNLFQVSQLRKYVTDPSHVLEIEYIELDEALTYVETPKEILDHKVRKTRNGETVLLKVLWSNHNVQEAT